The DNA segment GAATAGACCTTGTTTCTTCCCTCAGTTCCTGCACCGCCACTACCACGGTTCTGATATTTGTTAGATCTTCCTCTTTGAAGGGAACCGGCTCTCCTGGGATTCCCAAGAACTCTGGACCTTGGCGCCAAAGAGGATTCTGCTGCAATTGCTGGATTGTTGCGCCCCTAGACAAGACATCAGCAGGATTCTGTTTGCTGGGCACATActtcaatctgaaatcacaaatctggcggagaaaaacaacttccgccacacggttagatataaagatatttttgttgtccttGGCATCCGGGGATGCCACCCATGCTAAGGCAACTTTGCTATCTGACCAGATACTAATCTCTTGCGGCTCTATTAGCCCTGTAATTGTTTTCGCTAGCCTACAACCTAGCAGCACTgctaaaagttctaatttagggatggtgattttgagcatccctttcggagtgattctcattttgctggtgagtaatcttacgttactttcttcatctctgacatacgctacagcaccgtatgccctactactggcatcggtgaatatatggagttcggatcttctgactcctgccgctctcgGAAATGTTAACTCACAGACTGATTTCAACTCTACTAGCAGTTCTCAcgcttctttagccttttccttacataacacgtcatcccatccaatctcttgttcccaaagttgttggagaaacagtttttccctaacaaataaaggactgactagACCTAGCAGATCGTAAATTGATACTAGCAAAGATAGTACCCTACGCTTCGTAGGTACCCATCTCTCCCCCAATTCAcgaatcctctcactctctttcacacacagacggtcgacgtctcgagcccatctcagcccgagcacgctcacattcacaggttctttccactctctcgctatcgaaggctatactgtttgttgcccacccttctaacggcattctggccctatccaaaattgcgtggacagattcttgttcctttttcttctcatccaaactttcaaaggtactgacatagttatcaacataaaaggacttgcttaattcaggtcttccttttaacttaaaatgatgactcaACACTTCTTGCAACAAAAAGGGACTAGCCGTGATGCCGAACACCACGACTCTGAAAGCGAAGGTCAGCGCTCGACCTGCTACCTCTCGCCACAGGAATCTTGTATATTTGGCATCACGGGGATCTAAcagtactctatgaaatgctttgcttatgtctgCAAGCATGGCGTATTTATTCATTCGAAACAAATTATAGGCCAGCTCTACTAAATTAGGCCCAGGTAACAGGCATTCATTTAaggatttattattcttagctttgGATGAGGCATTGAATACAATTCTAAGGGGGGTCGTGCGGCTAGCCTTTTTAATGCCGAAATGCGGCATGTAGTATCCTtctatttttggatcttttacttcatatataaatcctgcCTCTAGGTATTTGTCAATCACTCCCTGATATTGATCATAGTATTCCTTGTCTTCCTGAAATTTGGTTTGCAACGAATCCAGCTGTGCTACAGCATTTCTAAAGTTGGTTTCTGGCCTACCTTCTGACGGACGTAAGCTAACCTGATATCCTTCAGGCTTCTTCGTTACACTCTGCGAAACCTTTCGCATGGCTTCCGCTTCGCAGACAGTGTATTGCTCGGATGGGGCGATGCCTATGGTATCTAAAcgccaccattcatcaacatcaaatgcaattggTTCGCTCGCGACCCTACATACCCTGAGTGTTCTCACATGATCTATCTTGTGACCTTCTAATAGCCACTGTGGCACTCTCCCATATGGCAATATGCCATTATGGGTCAGAAAAAGACTTATCCCATCGAtcttttctactccaataatgaaataattaaaatagtctgcacccacaagaatgtgcacgtttcgtaacttatcgctcttactgtcaggatctgctaacgtgactcccttccctactaggtgttgtcttactcttacataacctgcgttatgaatcgggacgtctacgttctcgtgaacaactagtttcattcgaacgattctattacccatctctacccggcaactcactacgtcatactggccactgatttctgctgaaccaaaaggagcaatgtttaatgccactttgcctaccactggcaggcctaactgctttgcagttttagCGGAGATAAAACTTCGTTGACTCCCAGTGTCCAAAAACAAGCGAACCCGTTTACTCCCCTGCTTATGATGGATCTCGGCCATGGCAAAATCGTACAGGGAAGATCTACACTGGACGTTTGGGCTACTTTAGCGCTCTTACACGGTTGtgattctactttctctttgggCGGACGGGGGTTTCTATCGTGTTGCTTGGTCGTCGCATTTACTACAGGGCGGGAGGTTGTAGCTTGACTGTTACTTACTAAACTGGGATTACTTCGGGAcgaagtggagggaactgaatgtgcttttctaaagctgctattatcacaaatggaagtattatgattatttccacaacttttacaGGAATTGGGGTTAGTGCATCATCTATCACTACGGTGACCTGACTGAAGGCAATTAAAACACAGCCCCTTTCTTAGTAGAATGCAGTGTCTGGCAGCCACGTCACTTACTTGGCGGCATCCGTGAGGCGAGTGCCGTTCATTGCAAAAGGGACAAGAATTATTCTGCATAGGTTTCGTTTTGGGTCTAACGCTGACATCGTTATTCTTATCAGATTCTAATTTTTCGCCTCGCTGTAATGCGTCATCTTCCAACATGCGAATTATGAAGTCTATagcttcaaaaaattcttctaaattatagtcacattttctgaggtgttcgaccaccttttgatagagcttaccttctgacaacttctgattgataaggcTCATGACCATGCCATGGCCTATATCATTAGTACTCAGGGTTGCCAAATAACTTGACATCCAAACCGCGGTGCAAAGCCTCAAAAGTCGCGGCATTTGCTTCAAAAGTAGCACAATTATAGCAACTTAGCCATCATTAAATTGGtactaaaaactattgatatgatATTCTATAGAAACAAATTAGGGGGCCGGGGATCGAAATCAATCAACTAAGCTTTTGTAGAAGAGTATAATAACGAAAAACTTAtgtaatttttattcaaaaatacagaaaataaagccGAATATTTCTTGCAAAATTAAATACTAGTTGAATGgcatttaacaaaattaaaatgagcaaaataaaaagagataaagTGATTTGTTGTTCATTCAACATGATCATAAAATGAACTAGATTGTAGTGCTTTAATCATAGTTTCATTTGGCTCAAAATTTGGACATTGGCATTTTTTGTCCTCCCCCTCTTGAGTATGCATGGCACTTCTTATATACAAAATTGCCGTTAGGTCATGTCCCATTCTGTTCCTGAGGTCCGTTTTGATTAAATTGACCTGGCTAAAAACTCTTTCTACATCAGCATTGCTGATAGGAAGACATAATATCTTCAAGGCAAATTTGGCCACATTTTTAAATGCCCGTTCTCCGCCTGCATCTTCATACTGCAACACCTTACCCCAGAATTCAACAGGATCTTTATGGACTGCTTCACCACAGTCCACAAGATTTACCTGCagtgtaaaaatatagaaaagtgtTAAAATAGAAGAAGCGATATAGTATTCCATAAGTCTTGAGGTAATCAAGAAATATTGACTTCCCTActttaattaaatgaaatttctTGAATTTAAAGACTTAAAAATGCATCTAAGTTAGTCTGTCAGGATAGTAACAAGTTTTCAagtattttcttcataaaaatattagaaaaattataaagGCAATATTCAATTACCTGTTTCCATTCGGTCTCAAAACTTGGCAGATCACCTTTAAACTGGGTGTAAATGAATGGCAATTCTGTCACTTTTGGCTTAACTGCGCTTGTTGCAATTTTTGGACTGAGCAAAGTCATATTTTTAAGCATGCCTAAATTGTTTGGAAGGCGCTTTGCTACCTGCTTGCAAGCTTCCCTTAAAAATGTTGTGCATCTCCGTCGTACTTCAATTTTTGCATTAGAATCAATCCGGGACTTGTCTAACTGAATAAAAAAGTGTGCTCCCAGATCTGTCTccataaaagttaggaatatagctTCATCTTCGAAATTCAAATTAATCAAATTTTCTGTATTCTTAAGTACATTTctactttgaaattattataaaagaaattgcaTTTGTAGAGACCATTTAAACAATTTATTGGAGCCGCGGTTTATTTCTTCTAGAGTAGCCCAATTTTAGGCAAGTAGCGGTAGCCTTTTATAACCCGCGGTAAGGTGTTCAAAAGTAGCCCAATTGGGTGGGTAAACCGCGGGTTTGGCAACACTGTTAGCACTGAGCCTCTTGATTTGCTCAATGatcactgttaactcaaacctgaacttcttcagctctacggggttcaacgagggtacgaatatgttggcaagttttcgatgcaagatcacgagcgtttggtgtacattaccatattgcttatctaagagatctaacgctacctggtaatttgcggcggttacacttagggatttaacgaTCCTAAGCGGAAAAGGGATCCCTGCCCAGAGTCCCTAATAAGTAAGTAATTTGGACACGTCGTCCAAATCTGCCCTTCGAATCCCCGTGGATCGTGAACAATTTATCTGTAAGAAGCAAATATTCCTGGCACTTCcccttcaaaagtggggagaggcaGCGGTTTCAATTGGGGAGGGAAACATTCCCTGTTCTGAGTGACTTTCAGTTATCGATTCAATTCAACAAAAGGGTAGAAGCTCGCACAGCTTCTGCTAAGGTTTGCCTGATTCTGGCATCTAAGTTGGATTCTAACTTTACGACTTGAcgtttgtacagctctcgaagCTGACCTTCTTCTTGTCTCAACTGTGTGGACCAAACAAATTTTGGTACACGCTCTCAGAATACGTTTCTACTAACGCACGCTGTGATTCGGCGAGTAAGTCCGCGGTGAGACTCAGCGAGGCCTCGAAGTGAACAATCATAGCCactgccattttgtattatttactctacttcttagggggggtTATGCAAACTAGGAAATGAGGATTTTTCTTACGTTATGAAGACGGGGTGCAAAGACTAGTGACACGTGGGGTTAATTGCACATCAGAACAAGCTGAGCCtagttattttgtctgtctctctctctctcctgattaatctcattaaacgattGAGGAATGCGTTACGGATTTCTGAATCAAAATGGACTCCGTCCCTTTGTTTGCCTTCGCGGTAGGCACGAGAGTTCATAGGCAAGTGTCGGACTCTGTACCGACTTCTTTTGTAGCAGTATTTGGAGATTCTCGCATTAAAGTTCTTTACCTTCTTGACATATTCAACTGAATTTATAGCAAAACGATTATCAGGGAGATACTCTCTGATCTCTGCGTCGCAGATAGCAATTatgtcacaaattttcctcaagcgTTCAATAAGAGTACGTAAATTATCCCAAACGGTTTTGGGGTGATCGTTTGCTAGGTCGTTTCCTCCTACATGCAACACGACCAACTCATACCGTCTCTGCCAGAATGATAGACTACTATCTAAAAATTGACTAACCAGACCTCCTGGCCTTCTATAGATCTCAATCTGGTTATCTGAACACTGTGGCAGATTCGGTGGGAGCTGACTGTGTCCTATCAGTGCTACCCTATagaccatactttattgaaatttcccttcaagctctagagcgcacttgtcatccggttcgaaggaccaaatgtcgggaatttctaagacttttattttatgattcgtgcccggatgttctgggccgatgacaaggccttgaggaggcgcgcactctaaaactcttagggtgagatacaataaaatctggtcaacaaaacagttttattacgaaaaataaacatttaaatacattaacagtacactgaaactaaagttcctagcagaattccacagtacacgcagtttcgtactgctCTCACCAATTTTATTCCAATAACCTGAAAAATCTCATGACTTTTTTAAGTGGTagcacatagggtctttgatgtcaCGTACTGGCAAAACACCAAGTCCATAAcaggacgaaaaatctgcacaatacgagacccatagactcaatatcacaaacaaataacatccttgcactggcagctttcatttgctgcataaatcgagtccctcatcgcagggatggcacatatatacgtggataaagttaacttactgttacgacggaattcgacctagcatggcgacggctgggagtcggagaattgagagatacacaaatttttacggtacttacacggatcagggtctgggcaggaatgaagcgtcgcttcgcccttcttcaaaagaaacttacgctttcccgcgtgaactacagaatccttgtaattcaggcgggaatcatcgtttaTTTCGACATTACGGATATCACTAAATCTATATTactcctgaatgtgaaatatgacatttacattatcatttaagatcaaggaattgacttaaagttctggctgaaggccgtaatctgcaaattcttgaatggctacggagcccttggctccaaatctctacatcGATAATTGATCTCGTactagtgattagcaaattatatttattaatgaaaattcataacgtcctttttactataagacgcgctccttccccgccatgcatttaggaattgcgtcataaactgtcgtgtattgaacagctttctgttcaatgaatcgcccgcgagatccctcagtcttgccccaatttaacgcaacacttgtgaagttaaatggcggggatttcgaatgatcagttcgaaattcacgacagtctgccgtatcttttaggtcgtcggtgataatgtgacccaaatacggaaattcgtgcacaaattccagccgatggtttccgaggaaaatttgtggttctgcaatgtgcttaagcgatctcgggagcagcgacatgcactgggtcttggtttcgttgtagattatatcaaattcctctgcatattggcggcaagtgtcgatgagtcgttggagaccttgcactgatggggaaatcagaaccatatcatcggcgtaacagaggttgtttatagttgtttcattgacggtgcatccgattgggagtgagttcagtttgacattcaaggcatctgtgtacgtattaaacaggtatggagagagaatgcccccttgccgaagcccgttaccccatttgacacagaattgctgtgtggagaaccaggaATGCAAAAtacaattagatacaggggtgtgccccttttatgcagcttcaggaagagtttcaggtagtttactcaGATTTACCTCGAATGACGAATATGAGCATTTTGAAAAGCAATAACGGTGGCCTGAATACTATAAAGGCCAAGtcagcatatatttatttatactataaagTCAATCTGTCTTTGAAGGCTTCAATATTGGTGCAAACAAAACATCGCTCCATGACATCTTTCCTCATATGGACAATGTGACCACTCTATCTCCTGCATAAAGTATTAGCCATAAATATGAAGACATTCTCAGGGTTTATGGCTTCATATATTTTTCGTGGCTTATTGAGAGATTGAGGAGATATAATGCACTATCCATTTCTCGTCGCTTATTAGTTATTAGGGTACTTTAGTACGTTTTCAAGGTTTCTGAAGATGGATAGCAGGGTATTAGTATGGTAACAGGCAGGGCCGGAATAAGCTGGTGGGAGTCCTGGGGCCCAGTCTGGTGGGAGGCCCCCCTTTCCAACTCCTATTGCATACACTACAAACTACTATAGTCTAATTAATCTAGTAGCCAAAATACAGTAATACTTATATATTAGTAGGAcagttttatttaggaaataCTACAATAGGACTATTCTTCTGATGTTATTAATAtgcataaacacaaaataaaataagcttaAGTTGttcttaccatattttttttacacatatgcagttacaattattcatataaaaatgagCTATTATAGAATCATAAAAGCTCATTTTTTCTTATGGAGTTATATGTATAGCCAGGATTACTTTCTCGATACTTCTCTTGATGTTTTTATTGCAAATTCACTGATGATTTCGTTGAAGTTCAGTTCACACAATACATCTGTCTCGAGGCCCATTATAGTCAGATTTACCAGACGTTTCTGTTTCATGGATGTCCGTACtctgttttcaattaattttagcTTTGAGAAAGAGCGCTCCCCACTGCAGTTTTGCACCATCAAAACAAGGTATATTCGTAGAGCTATCTCTATGTTTGGGAAAGTGTCCTGCACACCCTTGTCCGATATGAGTCTATACAGGAAAAGCTCAGTGCTGATATCTGTTGGCTCCCCATCTGTGAATATATTAGCAAATGTTACAAATTGGCACAGTTCCTCCTTAAATGCAATATCCGAGTCATCTGGATATGCCCTGACGAGTTGCTCTGCTGTGTCGTGAATTTTGTCTGAAGAAAGATTTTGCAgatgtctaaaaaaaattaaattgacttGATATCTCTTTGTATGCTTCCAGACGTTGGTCGAGAGAAGAGATAAATCGATCAATGACAGGCAAGAAAGTTTGTGTTCTGTATTTTTCAGAAGGGCTGGTTAAGACGCACATTGCGGTGCTTCTgccgattgattgattgatttgttagttcttactggcgtcgccgAGATTTTGTCTGCTTATAGTATGCTGAACCAGATTGAGACAGCTGTTCACCTTCTTTTTCATAAGTGTGGAAGGAGTCACGCTTTGATgcaaacttaataataaaattttcagtttGGCTAGTATGGGTAATCTAAGTGCCCGATTACAATACTAACCTCAttaaatgttgttgttgttgttgttgttgtattaagccaacacttcttgttggcacgggcctttcccttgttcggcccgtaggtgatcagaaaagattcattaggtacacggttagttttttgaaattggaaatatctttagttgtagagataggagtggacaggggaaggatgatggtgtcagtaagagagggccatcatgtcatattatagtagaagtttgaaggaatgtaaggctttcgaatatcggagaagcggtgcaggtggggttgtccaaccctttactcccgtgggtccctgcgggaggatttcagttgTAAGTAAAGTttgaaaagaatgatagtggatgatgtggatagagccttacagtgaggggatgtgatgagggtggttgatgtcacttattagtttctttaccttggtggaggtaggttgtagagcacctggtcatgctcttctaagtttttaatgattgtctttgtgactgtggcagctgcatgctcagcatcttgtgcaggtaattcattttgtgctgcacctcttagctgtgctgtttctctgcattccagcaggtagtgaaggagtggttgctgtgtttcttcttgacagtgttcacatggtctgacactgttttccacaatttcccagcaggctttatatcctagcctgagtctgtggatgatcacagcctcattaaattaaaatgtattgtttttattggTGGGAGGCCCCCCTCTTGGTGGGTGGCCCGGGGCCCAGTCCCCtgggccaaccccccccccccccttaatccGGCCCTCAGTCACAACCCAAAGGCTTATATACTAAAGAACTATAAACACCAGTACGTCCAATTTCTCGTCTGCAACTACACTTTATACACTTCCGCTGGTCCCACCCTGGATAAAAGAGAGGGGCTTGGCTCAGGGATAACTAAAACGGGTCCTAGTGTGGCCTTTCAGACAGTGGGTCGGTCTGACGTCATTATCCTAGACCAACGACGTCATCATTCAGAGCGTGACGTCATTAAGATAAATGACATGTCTCGTGTCTTGACATCGAAGAATAGTACGACAATTTGGAAATGAAAAGACATTCTGT comes from the Macrobrachium nipponense isolate FS-2020 chromosome 34, ASM1510439v2, whole genome shotgun sequence genome and includes:
- the LOC135207752 gene encoding uncharacterized protein LOC135207752 — encoded protein: MSSYLATLSTNDIGHGMVMSLINQKLSEEKIDGISLFLTHNGILPYGRVPQWLLEGHKIDHVRTLRVCRVASEPIAFDVDEWWRLDTIGIAPSEQYTVCEAEAMRKVSQSVTKKPEGYQVSLRPSEGRPETNFRNAVAQLDSLQTKFQEDKEYYDQYQGVIDKYLEAGFIYEVKDPKIEGYYMPHFGIKKASRTTPLRIVFNASSKAKNNKSLNECLLPGPNLVELAYNLFRMNKYAMLADISKAFHRVLLDPRDAKYTRFLWREVAGRALTFAFRVVVFGITASPFLLQEVLSHHFKLKGRPELSKSFYVDNYDT